ACCAGAAACAAACAAACCTCCAAAAATTGCGTACATAAGAGCCGAGCTGATCAACAATGCACTGACCCTTGGAACCTCTATTAAACGTTAAAACTCGCTCTAGCATAGTTTTAATATTGTGTCGATGAAGGGTGTGCATGGCTAGGCAGTGGATGGACAATCAAGTAAAGCTTGATGCTATAAAGAAAGAGACAGTGGCTGTTATAGGATACGGTATTCAGGGTCGTGCGCAATCAAATAACCTGAGGGATTCTGGCATAAATGTTATAGTTGGTTTAAGGAAGAACGGAAAGAGTTGGGTAGAGGCAGAGAAAGACGGGCATGATGTTAGAGAAGTTAAAGAAGCCACAAAGAACGCAGATATCATACACATACTGATTCCAGATATGGAACAGGCAAGAGTTTACAAGCAGGAAATTGCCCCGTATCTGCAGAGTGGCAAAGCTTTAGGTTTTTCACATGGAGCTGCGATACACTGGAGATGGATTGAACCTCCAAAGGATGTTGACGTAGTGATGATTGCACCCAAAGCTCCTGGACAACGCGTAAGGGAATTGTATCTGGAAAACTTTGGTACACCAGCACTAGTAGCAGTGCATCAGGATGCTACGAAGAGAGCGTGGGATAGGGTATTGGCAATGGCAAAGGGAATTGGGTGCACAAGAGCAGGTGTGTTAGAGACAAACTTCAAGGAAGAGGTTGAGACCGACTGGTTTGGTGAGCAGGTCGACCTGTGCGGAGGTGCTCACTCATTAATACTTAATGCATTTGACACGTTAGTAGAAAATGGGTACCAGCCCGAAGTTGCATATTTTGAATGTTTGCATGAATTGAAGTTAATTGTAGATTTGATACAGCGTTATGGTGTAACGGGTATGTATAATAGGGTAAGTGAAACTGCAAGATATGGAGGATTAACGCGGGGTCCAAGAGTAATCGATGCTAACGTAAAGAAGCGTATGAAGGAAGTGTTATCAGAAATTCAGTCTGGTAAGTTTGCTGATGAGTGGGTCAGTATCTATGAGAAGGAGGGCAAGGTGGCTTTTGAGCGTTATATGAAGCAGATAGAACAACATGAGATTGAAAAGGTAGGAAAGAAGCTTAGAAGGATGATGTGGCCGAAAGAGCCTGAAGTTTAATAATTCGCTATCTTTTCTTTACGTTCTTTACTATATGATCTATTATCTCCTGTAAGGGTGTTCCCGGACCAAAGTTTCCAGTTATGCTTTCCCTTTCCAATAAGACCTTATCTTTCTCTGGAATTATTCCTCCTCCTACTAACAAAATATCATTTACGCCCCTTTCTCTTAGCATTCTGGCAACTTTCGGAAAGAGTGTTGTATGCGCTCCATTCAATAGGCTCATCGCAATGGCATCGACATCTTCGTCGATTGCCATCTTAGCCACTTGCTCGGGTGTGCAGAACAATCCGGAATAGATAACCTCCATACCAGCATCCCTAAACGCCCTACATAATACCAGGGCTCCACGATCGTGGCCATCTAGACCTAATTTTGCTACTAGTATACGCAAAGGCTTTTGCTGCTGTCGCTGCATAGCAT
Above is a window of Nitrososphaerales archaeon DNA encoding:
- the ilvC gene encoding ketol-acid reductoisomerase; the encoded protein is MARQWMDNQVKLDAIKKETVAVIGYGIQGRAQSNNLRDSGINVIVGLRKNGKSWVEAEKDGHDVREVKEATKNADIIHILIPDMEQARVYKQEIAPYLQSGKALGFSHGAAIHWRWIEPPKDVDVVMIAPKAPGQRVRELYLENFGTPALVAVHQDATKRAWDRVLAMAKGIGCTRAGVLETNFKEEVETDWFGEQVDLCGGAHSLILNAFDTLVENGYQPEVAYFECLHELKLIVDLIQRYGVTGMYNRVSETARYGGLTRGPRVIDANVKKRMKEVLSEIQSGKFADEWVSIYEKEGKVAFERYMKQIEQHEIEKVGKKLRRMMWPKEPEV
- a CDS encoding cobalamin B12-binding domain-containing protein; this encodes MQRQQQKPLRILVAKLGLDGHDRGALVLCRAFRDAGMEVIYSGLFCTPEQVAKMAIDEDVDAIAMSLLNGAHTTLFPKVARMLRERGVNDILLVGGGIIPEKDKVLLERESITGNFGPGTPLQEIIDHIVKNVKKR